The following are from one region of the Halarcobacter sp. genome:
- a CDS encoding NCS2 family permease, producing MFKLKEHNTSVGTELSAGFTTFLTMMYIVPVNGFILADAGLPMDAVVTATALITILATLFSGLWANTPIAMSVGMGLNAYFSYGLVLGMKIPWQTALGIVFLSGILFMILSFTNFRVWIMTSIPMNLRRAISAGIGSFIAFIGLKQMGMIVDNPATLVSLGDFSNPNVLLGVLGLILSFTLYAYRVKGAFILAIAVTSIVGWSFGIGTLPEGIVSAPASISPIVFELDITSALTLSLLPVIITFLITDMFDTLGTLTGVGTRANLFQENNKDDKSLQKTLEADAIATTAGSLLGVSTTTAFIESASGVEEGGRTGLTAVFTAMFFVTTLFLLPLFKAVPGNAIYPVLVVVGVLMFTELGKINFEDSDLATSAGAFLIVILMPLTFSITNGIAAGFLIFTIIKFAKKQTSDLNLGIFVITFISALAFIL from the coding sequence ATGTTTAAACTAAAAGAACATAACACAAGCGTAGGTACTGAGCTTAGTGCAGGGTTTACTACCTTTTTAACAATGATGTATATTGTTCCTGTAAATGGATTTATCCTAGCAGATGCGGGTTTACCAATGGATGCAGTTGTTACTGCAACAGCATTAATTACTATTCTTGCAACACTATTTAGTGGTTTATGGGCAAATACTCCAATAGCTATGTCAGTTGGTATGGGACTAAATGCATACTTTTCATATGGATTAGTTCTTGGTATGAAAATACCTTGGCAAACTGCATTAGGTATAGTATTTTTATCTGGTATTTTGTTTATGATTCTGTCGTTTACCAATTTTAGGGTTTGGATTATGACTTCAATTCCTATGAACTTAAGAAGAGCAATTAGTGCTGGTATTGGTTCATTTATCGCATTTATTGGTTTAAAACAAATGGGAATGATAGTTGATAACCCTGCTACTCTTGTGTCGCTTGGTGATTTTTCAAATCCAAATGTTCTTTTAGGAGTTTTAGGACTTATTCTTTCTTTTACTTTATATGCATATAGAGTTAAAGGAGCATTTATTTTAGCTATTGCTGTTACATCAATTGTTGGTTGGAGTTTTGGAATTGGTACACTTCCTGAAGGTATAGTTTCTGCTCCTGCATCAATTAGTCCAATTGTATTTGAGCTTGATATAACTAGTGCATTGACATTGTCATTATTACCTGTAATTATTACATTTTTAATTACAGATATGTTTGATACTTTAGGTACTCTAACAGGTGTTGGTACAAGAGCAAATCTTTTTCAAGAAAACAATAAAGATGATAAATCTTTACAAAAAACTTTAGAAGCAGATGCTATTGCAACAACTGCTGGTTCTTTACTTGGAGTTTCAACAACAACTGCTTTTATTGAAAGTGCAAGTGGTGTTGAAGAGGGTGGTAGAACTGGTCTTACAGCAGTATTTACTGCAATGTTTTTTGTAACTACACTATTTTTATTGCCATTATTTAAAGCAGTACCTGGAAATGCAATTTATCCAGTATTAGTTGTAGTTGGGGTGTTGATGTTTACAGAATTAGGTAAAATAAATTTTGAGGATTCAGATTTAGCAACAAGTGCAGGTGCATTTTTAATTGTAATTTTGATGCCGTTAACTTTCTCTATTACAAATGGTATAGCAGCAGGTTTTCTTATCTTTACAATTATTAAGTTCGCTAAAAAACAAACTTCAGATTTAAATCTTGGAATTTTTGTTATTACATTCATAAGTGCTTTAGCATTTATTTTATAA
- a CDS encoding AraC family transcriptional regulator, whose amino-acid sequence MKKETKHFRNDVVNRTFYYIYKNLEYKVTLDELAKINHLSKYHYHRIIKEETGKTLFEIIADERLKKAANLLITNSHSTISEIANQCGYISHSSFIKAFKSRYIYTPTQWKNGSFKKYSKQLLQDFTSKREFIDIEPEIKICKQIHCAYIRHKGYNKTIKKSWEKLEAIAYENSLENYKEIALFHDNPVITPLENCSYVACISVEKDFDKISTFDIPESLCAVFYLKGVYGDVLNLLRYVYHYWLPNSGYEAKIIPAYTIYYKNYFTTDQKNFELDFFIPIRIAY is encoded by the coding sequence ATGAAAAAAGAAACAAAGCATTTTAGAAATGATGTAGTTAATAGAACTTTTTATTATATTTATAAAAACTTGGAATATAAAGTTACACTTGATGAATTGGCAAAAATAAATCATCTAAGTAAATACCACTACCATCGTATAATAAAAGAGGAAACAGGTAAAACCTTATTTGAGATAATTGCTGATGAAAGATTAAAAAAAGCTGCTAATCTTTTAATCACAAATTCCCATTCAACAATTAGTGAAATAGCAAATCAATGTGGTTATATTTCCCACTCTTCATTTATAAAAGCTTTTAAATCTAGATATATTTATACACCAACCCAATGGAAAAATGGAAGTTTTAAAAAATACTCAAAGCAATTACTTCAAGATTTTACATCTAAAAGGGAATTTATAGATATAGAACCTGAAATAAAAATTTGTAAGCAAATACATTGTGCCTATATAAGACACAAGGGTTATAATAAAACGATAAAAAAAAGTTGGGAAAAACTAGAAGCTATTGCCTATGAAAATAGTCTTGAAAACTATAAAGAGATTGCCCTATTTCATGATAATCCTGTAATAACACCATTAGAAAATTGCTCTTATGTTGCTTGTATAAGTGTTGAAAAAGATTTTGATAAAATTAGTACATTTGATATTCCTGAATCTTTATGCGCAGTATTTTATCTAAAAGGAGTATACGGTGATGTATTAAATCTACTTAGATATGTGTATCATTACTGGTTACCAAATTCTGGATATGAAGCTAAAATAATACCTGCATATACAATTTATTATAAAAACTATTTTACAACTGATCAAAAAAACTTTGAATTGGATTTCTTTATTCCAATTAGAATTGCTTACTAA
- a CDS encoding cache domain-containing protein — translation MLKNFSIKVKLLSTVIGSIVLIGLIMLVEMTSTINGEVDLILDDSEQTAYKTKEKELENYVSLAFKTVESYYARTSKEKIKNEVKHYIEEQTDFLFSIITAEYEKNKDILSENELKDRIKSIIASTRYGTSGYFWINDFNYKMVMHPIKPELSGKYFKDTPKVPFVQLGVDELKKTGADTGYIEYSFYNPSSKKTVFKTSIVKVFKPYNWILGTGAYIDDISEKMKKEALKAITDMKYGKTGYFWINDSNHVVLAHGANESLIGKNLYDLKDSKGSFLYRDIVKTANENKDGGVVKYYWPIPGKKGDFQKFSYVKKFEPWDMIIGTGAYVTDIKDSIDAMDARTHENVESVIISNIIMILVLLVLVSIAVTIFMKKILFTPLLKFQDGLLNFFKYVNKEQNDINEIEIEANDEIGKMSTLINQNIQKSKEIIDQDNKLIHEVKDIVTNVGEGYLDKKITGSTNNESLEELKTLLNAMLTNLQALVGTNINSLTEVLEEYANRDFTKKLNSNSSGKIGNSIINMHKMITKILQDNQEDGLLLRDKSQELSSNVRTLSDNATSQAASLEETAASIEEITGNIKQTNGKAQEMLKISRDTKSSANKGKELAAGTAKSMDEINDTVMNINEAITVIDQIAFQTNILSLNAAVEAATAGEAGKGFAVVAQEVRNLAARSAEAAKEIKDLVENATIKANEGKNVSSSMIEGFTELESKIQDTSNLIDDVTNAASEQSLAMSQVSDAINQLDKFTQENAAVADKTNDISQETNQISNDIVENVKMNKFEGKV, via the coding sequence ATGCTTAAAAACTTTTCCATAAAAGTTAAATTACTGTCAACAGTAATTGGATCAATAGTATTAATTGGGTTAATTATGTTAGTAGAAATGACTTCAACTATAAATGGTGAAGTTGATTTAATCTTAGATGACAGTGAACAAACTGCATACAAAACAAAAGAGAAAGAGCTAGAGAATTATGTATCATTAGCTTTTAAGACTGTAGAATCATATTACGCAAGAACTTCAAAAGAAAAAATCAAGAATGAAGTTAAACATTATATAGAAGAACAAACTGACTTTTTATTCTCTATAATAACTGCAGAATATGAAAAAAACAAAGATATATTATCTGAAAATGAACTAAAAGATAGAATAAAATCTATAATTGCTTCTACTAGATATGGTACATCTGGTTATTTTTGGATTAATGATTTTAACTATAAAATGGTTATGCACCCAATCAAACCAGAACTAAGTGGAAAATATTTTAAAGATACACCAAAAGTTCCATTTGTTCAACTAGGAGTAGATGAACTTAAAAAAACAGGAGCTGATACTGGTTATATAGAATACTCTTTTTATAATCCAAGTTCAAAGAAAACTGTTTTTAAAACATCTATTGTAAAAGTTTTTAAACCATATAATTGGATATTAGGAACAGGAGCTTATATTGATGATATTTCAGAAAAGATGAAAAAAGAAGCATTAAAAGCTATTACTGATATGAAATATGGAAAAACTGGATATTTTTGGATAAATGATTCAAATCATGTTGTACTTGCACATGGTGCGAATGAATCACTTATAGGAAAAAATTTATATGATTTAAAAGATTCAAAAGGTAGCTTTTTATATAGAGATATAGTAAAAACTGCAAATGAAAATAAAGATGGTGGAGTTGTTAAATACTATTGGCCTATTCCTGGGAAAAAAGGTGACTTCCAAAAATTCTCTTATGTTAAGAAATTTGAACCTTGGGATATGATTATTGGAACTGGAGCTTATGTTACTGATATTAAAGATTCAATTGATGCAATGGATGCAAGAACTCATGAAAATGTAGAAAGTGTTATTATTAGTAATATAATAATGATATTAGTATTACTTGTTTTAGTATCAATAGCAGTAACAATATTTATGAAAAAGATTCTTTTTACACCATTATTAAAATTTCAAGATGGTCTTCTAAATTTCTTTAAATATGTAAATAAAGAGCAAAATGATATCAATGAAATTGAGATTGAGGCAAATGATGAGATAGGAAAAATGTCTACACTTATCAACCAAAATATTCAAAAATCTAAAGAAATCATAGACCAAGACAATAAACTAATCCATGAAGTAAAAGATATAGTGACAAATGTTGGAGAAGGATATTTAGACAAAAAAATTACTGGTTCAACAAATAATGAATCTTTAGAAGAATTAAAAACTCTACTAAATGCTATGTTAACAAACCTTCAAGCACTTGTTGGAACAAATATCAATTCTTTAACTGAAGTTTTAGAAGAGTATGCAAACAGAGATTTTACTAAAAAATTAAATTCAAATTCAAGTGGTAAAATTGGAAATAGTATTATTAATATGCATAAAATGATTACAAAAATTCTTCAAGATAATCAAGAAGATGGTCTTTTACTAAGAGATAAATCACAAGAGCTAAGTTCTAATGTTAGAACATTGAGTGATAATGCTACTTCGCAAGCTGCTTCATTAGAAGAGACTGCTGCTTCAATTGAAGAGATCACTGGAAATATTAAACAAACAAATGGAAAAGCCCAAGAGATGTTAAAAATCTCAAGAGACACAAAATCCTCTGCAAATAAAGGTAAAGAGTTAGCTGCAGGTACAGCAAAATCTATGGATGAGATTAACGATACAGTAATGAACATAAATGAAGCTATTACAGTAATTGATCAAATAGCATTCCAAACAAATATCCTTTCACTAAATGCTGCTGTTGAAGCAGCAACTGCCGGAGAAGCAGGAAAAGGGTTTGCTGTTGTTGCACAAGAAGTTAGAAACCTTGCAGCAAGATCTGCTGAAGCTGCTAAAGAGATTAAAGACTTAGTTGAAAATGCTACAATTAAAGCAAATGAAGGTAAAAATGTAAGTTCATCTATGATTGAAGGTTTTACTGAACTTGAATCAAAAATTCAAGATACAAGTAATTTAATAGATGATGTAACAAATGCAGCTAGTGAACAAAGTTTGGCAATGTCACAAGTAAGTGATGCAATAAACCAACTAGATAAATTCACACAAGAAAATGCTGCAGTTGCAGATAAAACAAATGATATTTCACAAGAAACAAATCAAATCTCTAACGATATTGTTGAAAATGTAAAAATGAACAAATTTGAAGGAAAAGTTTAG
- a CDS encoding ARMT1-like domain-containing protein: MNITNECVNCIIYQIEKATKVLNLDEELSKSIMKEVRKRAENFSFDDTPPFVAKDVYQYLAKRTNLNDPLEEIKQLSIKQATTYIPFIEKRLEKSEDKLFTAIKAAVAGNVIDFSTKKEFSLDEEINSIFETSFAINDYKIFKKELEKTNSIIILSDNAGENVFDKILVKTIKALYPKLTIYYATRDKPIINDITTKEAYQIGIDKYCEVISTGVDTPGLEKKQASKEFLELFDKTPLILSKGMGNFECLESYKDKKIFFLFKVKCEVVANTISRNLGEIVLKRG; the protein is encoded by the coding sequence ATGAATATTACCAATGAATGTGTTAACTGTATAATTTATCAAATAGAAAAGGCAACAAAAGTATTAAACCTCGACGAAGAGCTTTCAAAATCAATTATGAAAGAGGTTAGAAAAAGAGCTGAAAACTTCTCTTTTGATGATACTCCTCCATTTGTTGCAAAAGATGTATATCAATATTTGGCAAAACGAACAAATCTAAATGACCCACTTGAAGAGATAAAACAATTATCAATCAAACAAGCAACTACATATATTCCATTTATAGAAAAAAGGTTGGAAAAAAGTGAAGATAAACTTTTTACAGCAATTAAAGCTGCTGTAGCAGGAAATGTTATTGATTTTTCAACAAAAAAAGAGTTTAGTTTAGATGAAGAGATAAATTCAATATTTGAAACTTCTTTTGCAATAAATGATTATAAGATTTTTAAAAAAGAACTTGAAAAAACAAACTCTATCATAATACTTTCAGATAATGCAGGTGAAAATGTATTTGATAAAATTTTAGTAAAAACAATTAAAGCCCTTTATCCTAAACTTACCATCTATTACGCTACAAGAGATAAACCAATTATAAATGATATAACAACAAAAGAGGCATATCAGATAGGTATTGATAAATACTGTGAAGTGATTAGCACAGGTGTAGATACACCAGGACTAGAAAAAAAACAAGCCTCAAAAGAATTTTTAGAATTGTTTGATAAAACACCACTAATATTATCTAAAGGTATGGGAAACTTTGAGTGTTTAGAAAGTTATAAAGATAAAAAAATATTCTTTCTATTTAAAGTAAAATGTGAAGTTGTAGCAAATACTATTTCAAGAAACTTAGGAGAAATAGTATTAAAAAGAGGATAA
- a CDS encoding PLP-dependent aminotransferase family protein, producing MKKVERSYIRQILDAINERTISFAGGLPNENLFPIEDLKVATNKVLENKLCLQYSKSQGVEGLREKIAQIYTEKFDFPTNKDEILITTGSQQAFDIIAKSFLNKELYVQRPTYIGALSAYKVLDLDIKSFEDLDDLENRLNTSNGLYAMSDFTNPTGRVVEQERREEVAKILNKKQCYFIEDGAYSLIDFDGVIRKPISALYEKSFHLGSFSKIVAPGFRVGWIRAKKEMIEQMMVCKEAIDLHTSTFNQMILNEYMEEFDVFEHIKLVRAEYQSKMKFMADCFEKYIPSFKFERPKGGMFIYGSFEENSFELAKKALEQDVAFVPAKVFFHDNRDSKEARFNFTNSTFEQIEEGVQKLAKLLS from the coding sequence ATGAAAAAAGTTGAGAGATCATATATCAGACAGATATTAGATGCAATAAATGAAAGAACAATCTCTTTTGCAGGTGGTTTACCAAATGAAAACCTATTTCCTATTGAGGATTTAAAAGTAGCTACAAATAAAGTATTAGAAAATAAGTTATGCTTACAATACTCAAAATCACAAGGAGTCGAAGGTCTGAGAGAAAAAATTGCACAAATCTATACTGAGAAATTTGATTTTCCAACAAATAAAGATGAGATATTAATAACAACAGGTAGTCAACAAGCTTTTGATATTATTGCTAAATCATTTTTAAATAAAGAATTATATGTGCAAAGACCTACATATATTGGTGCTTTAAGTGCTTATAAAGTATTAGATTTAGATATTAAATCATTTGAGGATTTAGACGATTTAGAAAATAGATTAAACACTTCAAATGGACTTTATGCAATGAGTGATTTTACAAACCCTACAGGTAGAGTTGTAGAGCAAGAAAGAAGAGAAGAAGTAGCAAAAATCTTAAATAAAAAACAATGCTATTTTATAGAAGATGGAGCTTATTCTTTAATCGATTTTGATGGTGTTATTAGAAAACCAATTAGTGCTTTATATGAAAAAAGTTTCCATTTAGGTTCATTTTCAAAAATTGTTGCACCTGGATTTAGAGTAGGTTGGATTAGAGCAAAAAAAGAGATGATTGAACAAATGATGGTATGTAAAGAAGCAATTGATTTACACACTTCTACATTTAATCAAATGATATTAAATGAATATATGGAAGAGTTTGATGTGTTTGAACATATAAAACTTGTAAGAGCTGAATATCAATCAAAAATGAAGTTTATGGCTGATTGTTTTGAAAAATATATTCCAAGTTTTAAATTTGAAAGACCAAAGGGTGGAATGTTTATTTATGGTTCATTCGAAGAGAATTCTTTTGAATTGGCGAAAAAAGCCTTAGAACAAGACGTGGCTTTTGTACCTGCAAAAGTTTTTTTCCATGATAACAGAGATTCAAAAGAAGCTAGGTTTAATTTTACCAATTCAACATTTGAACAAATAGAAGAGGGTGTTCAAAAGTTAGCTAAATTACTTTCTTAA